Below is a window of Mucilaginibacter ginkgonis DNA.
TGTCATCAACCCGGTCGGTGATAATTATACTGTCTTTAATTTTGCTTTTCAGGCCTTTTAAATAAGCATCTGCACTTTGGCGGGTGCGTATCTCTTTAGTGATGGCGAAGTTGATCTTAACCGGCTTATTAAATGCTTCGGAGTAGTTATTGTATAAGCGTTCGCCAAGTTCATACAACTCTGTTTTGCCTTCGCCGGATATGTTTTTAACGTTGCCATGCTCAACCTTGTTTAGCTTTACAATAGTTTGCCACAAGCGTACGCCATCGGGGGTAAGCATTTGCAGGCTATCTGCTTTTTTTAAAAATCCCCAGGCAAAGCTGGTATTTACATCCTTTGTTAAATGCCGCGCACCGTGCCGGTTAAGGTGGTTAACAAATACAACCTTAAAACCTGAAGGGATATCTCGCTTTGCTTTTGACGGTGTCTTATAAAGCGTCTTTGTACCCAGGTATGCTGTATTACAAGACTGGGCAGTTGCTTTGTGAAAGCAGCTGCCCAGTAATATCACCACTAATATTTTAAATTTTGCCATTAAGCAAATATCAGGTTTTAGTGCTGATTGCCGGTACCGTCATTTTGGTAAGCGCCAATGTCTTTACCCGGAGCGGTGATGGTTGTACCATAAATACCTGTTGTAGTTACAGAGCCAAGCGGTGTAAAATCTGTTTTACCTTTACCAATTTCGGGCGAGCTGCCTTGCAACTTAAAGTTGCCGGTGTTAATGGCAATTAAAGAATAAGGCTGCAGGTTGGCAACAATTGGGCCCGGGTTAGCTGTAAAGTTATAGGTGTTTACATCGTAACCATAGAACATTGGGTTGTTGGCTTGTGGTGTGGTTGATAGAATATCGCCTGACTGTTTAACGCCTATGCCGTCCACAGAATAAAACTGAGCAGCAATAGCAGCAGAGTACGCGTAAAAACCGGTATTGTTGTAAGCAACGTTTGGCACGTCGGCGTCACTGGTAATGCGGATGCCAAAGCGGCAGTTAACGATCAGGTTATTATATATCTTTCCGCGTGCGGCTTTTTCATAATTGATAGAACCACCACGGCCTGTCTTAGTCTGGCGGAAACCACAATTAACCATGGTGTTGTTGTACATATTTACATTACATTGTACACCTGTAGTGCCCGCGTCTGATGCTTTTAAAGCGTTTGTTGCAGCGCCAATACACATGTTATAAGCAAGGTCGCCAACAGTACCGCTTTTCATGTTAAAAAACTCGCCGCCTACACCGCCGCAAAGTTCAAAGGTGTTACGCATAATAGACACTTTACCACCAGACACACGGATGTTATCATCCTTCGCGCCAAAGAACCAGGAATCCTCAATGATCAGGTTTTTGGTAATGTTCGCGAAATACATGTTATAACGTGGCGAGCCGGTTGCGTAAAAAGACTGATCATCAGCGCTGCCAGCGTTCGCGCCTGCAAATTCGATATGCGTCCACTTGATGATCGCGTCGCCACCCTGCGGGTTAGGTTTCGATGCAGTCGCTGCGGCAGGGGTACAAGTTATACCGCCCCACCAGCCAAATAAGGCGTTATCATACTTTTGAGCGGCAGCCTCGGCGTGCAATGTTGCTGCATTTTTAGTGGTAATGAAGTTCGGATTATCAGAAGTACCTAAGCTGATGAATGTGCCGTGCATAAATATCTCGGGCGAAGTAGCCGGGGTAAGGCCATCGCCAATAGCGATAAGGTGCACCCCATCTTGCAACAAAAGGGTATCACCATCATTAACAGTGATATCGCTTTTAAAGTAATAGGTTTTGTTTTTAAGCAATGTGCCTTTAATGGTACCTTTTAAGGTATCAGAAGTGATGGCGTTTGCCGTAGATACCAACGCCGGAGAGATGTTTACTAACTCGGCCTTGTGGCATGCGCTGAATGCTAAACCCAGGGTTAGCACAGCGATAATGTAAAGTAAATTCTTTTTCATGTTGTTAACTCTTAAAGTTTATAGTGTACCCCAAGTATGTAGTATTGCTGATAGGTGTCTTTACGAACAAATGTGTTCTTACCTGCCGATTGTAACTCAATTGCCTGGCCGGTAGTGCCTGCAGGGCCTAGCGGCGGATAAGGTTGTTTAATAAATAGCTCGAAAGGTGTGTTGGTTAAGTTGGTAGCCTTAGCGTAAATAGAGAAGTGTTTGGTGATCCTCTTCTCGGCAGAAACGTCGAGCGTTACAAAACCTTTTTGCCATACATCATTATCCAGGTAAGGTGAAACGCTGTTGATGCGTTCGCCTGTGTAAACCGCCGATACCTGCGCGTCTAAACCGCTTTTGGTGTCTTTGTACAGGAATGACAGGTTGCCTATATTTTTAGACTGGCCTTGCAGAGGGCGGGTTTGGTCAACTAAACGGAATGTATTATTACCGTTAGCGTCTTTAAATTTCTGCTGTTTGCTTGTAGTAATATCAGATTGGGTAAAAGCATAGTTCGCGCGTACCCCGAAGTGGCGGATATACTTGGTCACATCTAATTCAAAACCGTAATTATTTGCGTTACCGAAGTTGCCAGGCTGTAATACGTAATCAAGGCCGGTACCCGGTTTTACCAATGAGTATTCAATTGGGTTTGAAATGCGTTTATAAAACACACCTGCAAGGAACTGGTCTAAACCTTTAGGGAAAAACTCATAACGGATGTCGTAGTTATCAGCCGTAGCGCGTTTCAATGAGGGGTTGCCAACTTCCTGGTAATCCGCGTCGGGGTCGCCGGTTGTGTGCGGCACTAACTCATATGGGTTAGGGCGGCTTATGGCAGAGTAGTAAGACGCGCGAAGGTTTTGGCGGCTGTCTATCATGTATTTCAAGTTTAAGCTTGGTAATACATCATAATAACTGATAGAACCTGTTTTGCCCGCTTGCGTAACCGGAAGTCCGTCAACAAAATTCTGACTGGTATGCTCATAACGAGCGCCACCTATAGCCTGCAATTTGCCAACCTGGAATTTGAATTGGGCGTAAGCGCCGCCGATATTTTCGGTGAAATTGTAGTTCAGCGCGTCTGACGCCGTTCCTTGTAAACTTGATACCGCGAATGTATTTGCATCTATGTTACCGTTATAAGTTTGGGTAGAGTTGCTTAGCGGCAAGCCTAAAGTATATTGGTCATAGGTACTGTTGCGGGTTTTGTTACGATACATCCCGCCGAAAGTGAAATCAACAACAGTGTTGCCGATTTTCGGCGAGTAAACTAAATTCAGGAAGCCGCTTTTGTCCTGGTCTGTGTTATAAGCAAAGGTTTGCGTTTGACCCTTTAACGCGTCGATCGTTGTGGGCTGCTGCAATACAGAGCCGTTCGCCTGTAATGTACGGCCGGTAATGAGCGCCAGCGAATACCTGTTTTCGATATTGGTCGCCTTTGAATAAATACCGGTGTAATTAATGGCCAAATTATCGGTTAGCTTATGCTCGCCATGCAAAGAGAAATTGTAGATCTTTTGCACGTTACGGATACTGCGGGGCGCCTCTGTAACACGGCCCTGACCAATCCCTGTGCGAGCCAGGTTTAGGCTGGTATCAGAAGAATAACGGTACTGGTTTTGTGCCAGATTAATAAATGCACCGTCGAAAATCAATTTGTTACGGTTATTAAAACGGTAGTCTAAACGGGCTATGGCGCTTGTGCGTTCTTGCTGGGTGCTGTAACGACGCGCGATGATATCTGTCAAGACAGGGGCGTTTGTTACCGGGTCAACATCGCCCTGGAAGAATACGCCACGTGTATCTTTGTTTACATCCTGATAGCTTAGCGATACCAATGCACCGAATTTTTTATCGGCAGAACGGCCACCTATACTTAGGCTGCCTATGGCGCCTATGGGTAATTTAGAGGTGCTAAACCGCTGACCAGCGTTTGAGAAATCACCAATATTAGCATTGTAATTGTCGCCGTTTAAAATACGTGGCGAGCGATATGTATTGCTGTTAGCGCCAAATTTCGTGAAACCACGGTCAATATTGCTTTGTGCAAGGCCAACGCCCAAATTAGCGCGAACGGTGAAATCTTCGGGGGCTTCTTTTAGTACCAGGTTAATGCCACCGGCAATAGCGTCGCCTTCCATGCCTGGGGTTAGCGATTTGTTTACTTCCAGGCGGTCAATAATGTCGGCCGGGAAGATATCTAGCGGTACGTAACGGTTCTTATTATCCGGGCTCGGGATCTTAAAACCGTTGATCAACGTATAGGTATACCGTTTCTCCATACCGCGGATGATGGCGTACTGGCCTTCACCGTTGTTGCTGCGCTGAATGGAAACGCCCGATACACGCTGGGTAACGTTGGCAACCGTAATATCCGGCGATACTTCGATACTGCGCGCGGATACCGCGTTCAGCATCTGGTCAGAGCGTTGTTCTACCCGTCGGGCAGATTGGTCTGAGCCGCCGGCAGCACGTCCTCTAATACTTACTTCTGTAAGCTCGCGGCTCTTAACCCCAAGGTTTAAGGTTACGGTAGCAGTTTCATTGTCTCTTACAGTTACGTGTTTGCTCTCGTCTTTGTAAGACACATAGTGCGCTTCAACTTCATAACTGCCCGCGCTAAGATTGCGGAAAACAAAGCTTCCGTCAAGGCCAACGCTGGTTGAGATCTTTTTTCCGGTCGATTCATTTTTAACGGAGATAGTAGCACCAATCAGGGGTTCTCCGTTTTTTTGGTCGATCACGCTACCTTTAATAACTCCCTGGGCAAACGCCTGAGTTACAGTAGCTAGTAGTAATAAAATTAGTAGGGGGTAAATACGTTTCATAAGGGCGTTTAATACCCGCAAAGAAACGCTGCACGTATATGCTCATAATAAACAGTGTGTTAACCAATTATAAATTATAGATAAGATTGCCGGACAATTAAGAGCGGTAGGTTACATAAAAAAAACATGGAATTAACATTTTGGAAACAAGTGTCTGTTTGACGCATTAAAATGTAAAAACGATTTAAATGGCTTGTTGTTAACCGCATATGAATTTGAAAAATACTTTTCTCATCCTTTTCATCATATTTCTGGCAAACTGCGCATTTGCGCAGCACCATACACCGTTGCCTCATGGGATGGTTTTTGGCACTAAGCCATCTGTAACAGGCGGCATGCCAGCTGATAAAATTGAAACTTTTATGGGTAAGCGCACACGCACAACAACAGTCATCATAGGCAAGATATTGAACGTGGCCAAAAGTGCAGGGGGCTGGTTTGATATGGACGCGGGGAACGGCAAAGTTATCGCGGCCCATTTTAAAGATGCGAACGTAAACCTGCCAAAAGATATTAAAGGGCGCGAAGTGATCATTGAGGGCGTAGCTCAAAAAGATTTTATAGCAGACGACCTGCAGCACATGGCTGGTGACACAGTGCGTGGTAAACAACAGCACCACAATAAAACCGACCCAAAGCGACGTTTAACTTTTGAAGTTAAAGGGTTGATGGTGAATAGATGACTTATAAAGTTTGTCATTTCGACGAGGCACGAGGAGAAATCTTCGTCCCTAGTGTAGCGCGAAAGTGTATTAAGCAGAAGATCTCTTCACTAAATTTGTCATTCAACGAGGCACGAGGAGCAATCTTCTTCTGTAATATAGCGCGAAAATGTATTAAGCAGAAGATCTCTCACTGCGTTCGAGATGACAAATTTTTACTATCAGAGCCATTGTTGGTGTTGTCACCAACAATGAAACTTACAAAGCCAATTACTCCGCTTCCTCAATCAGATACTTGCTATCGATCTGTTTATTCGTTTTAGCACCAAGGTTTTTAATCCTTTCAGCAGTACTTGTCAAGTTGCCGCGACCGGTTGATAATTTCTTCACGGCCTCGTCGTAATTGTCTTGTGCTGTTCTTATACCTCGTCCAACAATTTCAAAGTCCTTTAAAAACCCGGCAAACTTATCGTACATATCGCCGCTTAAGCGGGCAATTTCCATCACATTATGGTTTTGGTGCTCTTGTTTCCACATCCCGGCAATGGTACGCAAGGTTGCCAATAGGGTAGACGGGCTAACTATTACTACCCTGCGCTCCCAAGCATCGGTAAACAGGTCGGCATCTACCTGTATTGCAAAACTGAATGACGATTCGATCGGCACAAAGAGCAACACAAAGTCGGGCGAATTGACTTTATCCAAGCCATGGTAATTTTTGTCTGACAAATTGCGCACGTGGCCACGCAGCGATTCTACATGTGCGCGGGCAAATAGCTTACGGTCATCATCAGTTTCACAATTCACCAGTTTCTCATAGGCAATGAGGGAAACTTTTGAGTCGATGACAAGGTGCTTATTGTCGGGCAGGTCAATGATAGCGTCGGGCTGATATCGGCTGCCATCTGCCGATTGGTGCGCCGCCTGCAGCCGGTATTCGCGGTCCTTGGTCAGGCCCGAGCGTTCCAGAACTTTCTCGAGAATAAACTCGCCCCAGTTACCTTGCTTTTTGTTATCGCCTTTAAGTGCTTTGGTTAAATTGCTGGCTTCATTGCTGATCTGTCGGTTCAGCTCCATCAATTTATTGATCTCGCCTTTCAGGATATTCCGCTCGGCGGCTTCAACATTGTAAACCTTCTCAACCTTCTCTTCAAAGGCTTTTAAATTTTGCTTCAGGGGACTGAGGACGTTATCCAGGTTTAGGCGGTTAGCATCTGTAAACTCCTTTGATTTTTCCTTTAACAGTTTTTCTGCAATGTTTTCAAACTCGCGCTGAAAGTGCAGACGTGTGTTTTCTACTTCGGCTTTTTGTTCCTGCAGTTTTTCTTGTTGAGCCTGTTGTGTAGCCTCTGCGCGCTCAATGGCTTGCAATGCTTGCGCAAGTTTTGAACGTTCGTTACTCAAGTCTGCTATAAGGCTGCTCTTCTCGTTTTCAAAACGCCCTTCATTCTTTATAAGCTCATTTTGAAAAGCAGTTGCCTTTTCCTCTGCCCGGGCCAGCGCGATCTGAAGGTTATTGTTATCGGCAATTAAACGGCTCGCTTCGTCCTTATCAGAACCCTTGGCAGATCGCAGCATAAGGATTATCCCCGCTACCAAAACCAAAGCCGCAACAATTAGTATGGTCACATCCATTTGATAATAAAATTAGCAAACGAATGTAGTTATAAATCGTACTTAATAAAAATTTTAGGAATCGTTCAGGCATACAGGATTTTATATCACTCTGCAAGCGTCCACTTTTGTCTGTAAAGATTTTGTAGCCTAACGGTTGCAGGAGCCGCACATGGCGATGGGGTGGCGATAGTATGGCGATGAACGCAAGTAATATGACTTATAAGTCAAATTTGTAGTCGACAAAACCAGTAACGTAGTTGTATATCATTGATTATAAGCGAGTTGCAATTGCTACTTAACATAACAAATAGCCGCCCCTATGGCGATGGCCACCCGTACATGTGCTGCCAAAATGGTAGTGTTTATGGTTTCTTTTTTACCGCGGTATCAACAGTTGGTTCTGTGGTAGATTTGCCGGTTTTGCTGGTATCCGTACCAACGCTCGACGCTCCTATTGATGCGCTGCTGCCACCTGCCCCGCCGTTATTTGAGGGGCCCGAATAGCCGTGGCTCGCGCTTGAATCGCGGGTTGCGCCGCCTGTTTTATTACTGCCGTTGCAAGCGGTGGCAGTTATTGTAATTACGGCAGAAGCGATTATCAGCAGCTTTTTCATGGCAGTTTATTTCAAAAGACAACAGCCATTTACGGAAAACAGTTTTACTTTATTTTCTCGACACGCAAGCCCACATCGCTTACCTCGCGTAACGGATTATCGCGCATGTTCTGCTCTATCTCTATATGGTAAATACCTTTTGCAGGGAATTTGTATTGGGGCAGAAACAGTTTTTGGTAATTGTAAATATTGCCTGTGCCTTTGCCAAGCCACTCGCCATCGGGGTTGGCCAATTTAAATTCATAACGGACAACACTTTTCTTGCCATCCGGTCCGCGCTGACTTACAAGCGTAAAAAGGTTTGCGTATTTGTAATCGCCGGTTACCCGCAAGTTCAGGTACAGGTTATAACGGGCATCAGCATCGGTAATGTTTACATCGTATTTGATCTTATTGACATAAGACCAGTTGCGATTGCTTATTTCTTTGGTTTGATCTATAACCACGTTTGGATCGGTGCAGCCTGAAAGGAACCCTGTCATTGACAATAATATGATTGCTAAAGATTTGCAAGGAATAAAGGTCATGCCGAACTTGTTTCGGCATCCCATTCTTAGGTCTTCCATATTCTTATCTCGATAACATTACTTGTATATCTGGTGGGATCCCGAAACGAGTTCGGGATGACGAAAGTAATTTAATTGCTTGCAGGCGGTGTGCCGCCGCCCCCCGGCCTTGGCCTATTACGGTTGCCGCGATGCCTGCGGTTGTTATTTCGTCGGTTATTATTGCTCCCTTCTGCGCGTTCGCCCCCTTGCTGCTGACCTGCATTTAGCTGGCGTGGCTGTTGGTTAGGGTTTTCGTCGCCCCGGCGTTGCTGTTGTTGATTACGGTTATTTCCGCCGCCTTGCTGTCCGCCGCCTTGCTGACGCGGTTGCTGATTTGCTTCGCCATCCGCCGGGCGTTGGTCGCGCTGTTGGTTGCGGTTATCTGCGCGCCGTTCGTTATTACCACCGCGCTGGTTTCGGTCATTACGCTGGCCGTCGCGGGGCTGGTTGTTGCCCGGCTTGCCATTGCGGTTGTTGTTGTTATTCTTATTGCGGTTACGGTTGCGATCATCCAGGCGGGTAAGGCTATCCTGGCCAACCACATTTTCGTAATCAAATACTTTAACGGCTGCTTTCTCTTCCAGCTGAACAGGCTCGCCCAGATCTTCGGGCAACTCGCCTTCTTTATTCATCCGCTGAATTTCTTTTACCCTATCAATATGCAAGGGAATCCAATCCTCGCCGCCCGGGTAAGTAAACCACATCAGCTTTTTAAAGATATCTGTCTTTTGCAGGCGGGCATCGCCTTTCTTAGTTTTCAGGTAATTTACATTATCAGGGATGTACTTTAGCGCATCCATGTAAGTATCTAACTCATAGTTTAAACAGCACTTTAGCTTACCGCATTGCCCTGCAAGTTTCAGGGTATTAAGCGACAGGTTTTGATAGCGTGCCGCGGATGTAGATACCGTTTTAAAATCGGTAAGCCAGGTAGAGCAGCACAACTCGCGGCCGCATGATCCGATACCACCCAAACGGCTTGCTTCCTGGCGCATACCTATCTGGCGCATCTCTATCCGTATGCGGAATGCCTCTGCCATACGTTTGATCAGCTCACGAAAGTCCACCCGGCCTTCGGCAGTATAATAAAACGTTGCCTTTGATTTATCGCCCTGGTAGTCAACGTCGCTCAGCTTCATTTGCAAGCCAAGTTCTAAAGCCAATTTGCGTGCCCGGTGCATGGTTTCCCACTCCAGGTCTTTAGCCGCTTTCCATTTATCAACGTCGGCAGGGGTAGCTTTACGGAGTATCTTTTTAGAAACGCTTTCTTCGCTAACGCGGCGTTTAACCATTTGCATGCGCACCAGTTCGCCGGTCACAGAAACGTGGCCCACATCGAAGCCGCCGGTTGGCGTTTCGGTCACCACCAGTTCGCCGTTTTCCAGGTAAGTGTTGTCGGTATTTAAATAGAAATCCTTGCGTGACCCTTTGAATTTGATCTCGACAATAGGAAAGGCTTTATATGCTGATGGCATATCCATGTTAGACAGCCAATCGTAAACATCCAGTTTGCTGCAGCCATTGGTGAGGCATGAGCCGTTACTTTTGCACCCTGCAGGCGTACAACCGCCTGTTGAGCAACTTCCACATCCCATATTTAGGTTATATATTGAGTCCCTTTCGGGAGCGATTTAAAATGTAAGCACTTTACAATCTGTAAAGATACATCTAAAAATAAGATTTTTGGATTAGCGTTTCTTTCGATGTGATAATGCGCCTTTTCCAATTCTTTAGTGATAGCCGCAGCCGCGTCGACAGAAATAACTTTCGCCATTTTTTGTGCCGTATCTAATTCTTCTGCCGGCAGGTGCACTAATTTTTCGCCACCGGTTTGCAACAGGCAACACTCACGCAAAAAGCTGACGCCGTAACGCAAGAAGTTCTTTTGGTTTTCGCGGCCAAGTTTTGCCATCTGATCGACCAGTTTTATCATCTCTAAACCCTTGTTGGCAAAGCATAAACGCAACCACTGTAAAAATAAGGTGTGGTGGTTATCGTCATGGCTTTGCAGCGATTGGATAGCCTCTGTAAGGTTTCCATTACTCAGGTAAGCTGCCTGTTCTGCCAATCCCTGCGGCTGACCGTTCTCTACGAGATAATCTTTAACCTCGCCGTAGCTTAAGCAAGGGATCTTTATCAGTTGCGTACGGGACAGGATAGTATTCAATATCTGGTCTTGGTTTTGGGCAACCAGCAAGAACAAGGTATTTGGCTGGGGCTCCTCTATGATCTTCAGCAGTGAGTTGCCGGTTTTATCCAGGTACTCGGGCAACCACAGGATCAGTATCTTGTATTGCGACTCGAACGGCTTAAAACTTAATTTCTTGATGATCTGATGGCACTCGGCAATATTGATGTTGGCTTGCTTGTTCTCGGCATCCAGGTATCCCCGCCAGATATCCAGATTAAGATACGGATTGGCTAAAAAAGCTTCGCGCCATTGCTCGATGAAAGTAATAGCCGTATCCTCTTTATGTTTGGCAAAAAACGGGTAAGAAAAATGCAGGTCGGGGTGTACCAGTTTCTGGTATTTGCGGCACGAATTGCATACCCCGCATGAGTCGCCAGGCTGGCGGTCTTCGCACGATAAATATTGCGCGTACGCTACGGCCAGCGACAAAGCGCCCGCACCTTCGGGACCTAAAAATAGCTGCGCATGGCTTACCCGGTTCTCTGTAACCGAATTAATTAAACGTTGTTTAATTGCATCCTGACCGACTATTTCTTTGAACTGCATTGGTGCAAGGTAGCAAATAGAGCCAAGAATCAAGAGCCGGGAACCAAGACAAAAATTAGTTTACGATACAATGGTTGTTTATCTTTGATAGCATGCCGATAGCTATCTCAAATCTCACATCTCAAATCTCATATCTTCTCTAATGAGAGTAATGGCATTTGATTACGGCACAAAGCGCATAGGCATAGCGGTGACAGACCCGCTGCAGATGATAGCCAACGGATTGGATACCATTCACCCAAATCAGATCATTGATTTTTTGAAGCGGTACCTGCAAACAGAGCAGGTAGAAACCTTTGTCGTGGGCGATCCGAAACAAATGGATGGCACACCCTCACAGTCGGCGCCACATGTTAAGGGATTTGTGAATTTATTAAAGAAAACCTTCCCCGATATTCCGGTGCAAATGTTCGACGAACGCTTTACCTCTAAAATGGCATCGGCAGCGATATTGCAAAGCGGCATCAATAAAAAAGCCCGGCAGAACAAGGCGCTGGTGGATAATATTTCGGCGACGATATTGCTGCAGGGGTGGTTGGAGAGGAAAGCATATTTATAGAGATCTCTTCCGAGCCTCTCCAAAGGAGAGGGAGTTGAACGCTGTCCCAAAATAAATTAAAGCCCTCTCCTTTGAAGCAGGCGGGACGGGGCTTTATCTTTGTAGGATGGAAATCCTCGATCTAAATCTTCAAAACTATCTTGATAACCATTGTGACGCTGAACCTGAGGCTTTGCAGACCATCAACCGCGAAACGTATGTGAAGGTGCTTAAGCCGCACAT
It encodes the following:
- a CDS encoding TonB-dependent receptor; amino-acid sequence: MKRIYPLLILLLLATVTQAFAQGVIKGSVIDQKNGEPLIGATISVKNESTGKKISTSVGLDGSFVFRNLSAGSYEVEAHYVSYKDESKHVTVRDNETATVTLNLGVKSRELTEVSIRGRAAGGSDQSARRVEQRSDQMLNAVSARSIEVSPDITVANVTQRVSGVSIQRSNNGEGQYAIIRGMEKRYTYTLINGFKIPSPDNKNRYVPLDIFPADIIDRLEVNKSLTPGMEGDAIAGGINLVLKEAPEDFTVRANLGVGLAQSNIDRGFTKFGANSNTYRSPRILNGDNYNANIGDFSNAGQRFSTSKLPIGAIGSLSIGGRSADKKFGALVSLSYQDVNKDTRGVFFQGDVDPVTNAPVLTDIIARRYSTQQERTSAIARLDYRFNNRNKLIFDGAFINLAQNQYRYSSDTSLNLARTGIGQGRVTEAPRSIRNVQKIYNFSLHGEHKLTDNLAINYTGIYSKATNIENRYSLALITGRTLQANGSVLQQPTTIDALKGQTQTFAYNTDQDKSGFLNLVYSPKIGNTVVDFTFGGMYRNKTRNSTYDQYTLGLPLSNSTQTYNGNIDANTFAVSSLQGTASDALNYNFTENIGGAYAQFKFQVGKLQAIGGARYEHTSQNFVDGLPVTQAGKTGSISYYDVLPSLNLKYMIDSRQNLRASYYSAISRPNPYELVPHTTGDPDADYQEVGNPSLKRATADNYDIRYEFFPKGLDQFLAGVFYKRISNPIEYSLVKPGTGLDYVLQPGNFGNANNYGFELDVTKYIRHFGVRANYAFTQSDITTSKQQKFKDANGNNTFRLVDQTRPLQGQSKNIGNLSFLYKDTKSGLDAQVSAVYTGERINSVSPYLDNDVWQKGFVTLDVSAEKRITKHFSIYAKATNLTNTPFELFIKQPYPPLGPAGTTGQAIELQSAGKNTFVRKDTYQQYYILGVHYKL
- a CDS encoding DUF4920 domain-containing protein, whose protein sequence is MNLKNTFLILFIIFLANCAFAQHHTPLPHGMVFGTKPSVTGGMPADKIETFMGKRTRTTTVIIGKILNVAKSAGGWFDMDAGNGKVIAAHFKDANVNLPKDIKGREVIIEGVAQKDFIADDLQHMAGDTVRGKQQHHNKTDPKRRLTFEVKGLMVNR
- the rmuC gene encoding DNA recombination protein RmuC; the encoded protein is MDVTILIVAALVLVAGIILMLRSAKGSDKDEASRLIADNNNLQIALARAEEKATAFQNELIKNEGRFENEKSSLIADLSNERSKLAQALQAIERAEATQQAQQEKLQEQKAEVENTRLHFQREFENIAEKLLKEKSKEFTDANRLNLDNVLSPLKQNLKAFEEKVEKVYNVEAAERNILKGEINKLMELNRQISNEASNLTKALKGDNKKQGNWGEFILEKVLERSGLTKDREYRLQAAHQSADGSRYQPDAIIDLPDNKHLVIDSKVSLIAYEKLVNCETDDDRKLFARAHVESLRGHVRNLSDKNYHGLDKVNSPDFVLLFVPIESSFSFAIQVDADLFTDAWERRVVIVSPSTLLATLRTIAGMWKQEHQNHNVMEIARLSGDMYDKFAGFLKDFEIVGRGIRTAQDNYDEAVKKLSTGRGNLTSTAERIKNLGAKTNKQIDSKYLIEEAE
- a CDS encoding gliding motility lipoprotein GldH produces the protein MEDLRMGCRNKFGMTFIPCKSLAIILLSMTGFLSGCTDPNVVIDQTKEISNRNWSYVNKIKYDVNITDADARYNLYLNLRVTGDYKYANLFTLVSQRGPDGKKSVVRYEFKLANPDGEWLGKGTGNIYNYQKLFLPQYKFPAKGIYHIEIEQNMRDNPLREVSDVGLRVEKIK
- a CDS encoding PSP1 domain-containing protein; protein product: MGCGSCSTGGCTPAGCKSNGSCLTNGCSKLDVYDWLSNMDMPSAYKAFPIVEIKFKGSRKDFYLNTDNTYLENGELVVTETPTGGFDVGHVSVTGELVRMQMVKRRVSEESVSKKILRKATPADVDKWKAAKDLEWETMHRARKLALELGLQMKLSDVDYQGDKSKATFYYTAEGRVDFRELIKRMAEAFRIRIEMRQIGMRQEASRLGGIGSCGRELCCSTWLTDFKTVSTSAARYQNLSLNTLKLAGQCGKLKCCLNYELDTYMDALKYIPDNVNYLKTKKGDARLQKTDIFKKLMWFTYPGGEDWIPLHIDRVKEIQRMNKEGELPEDLGEPVQLEEKAAVKVFDYENVVGQDSLTRLDDRNRNRNKNNNNNRNGKPGNNQPRDGQRNDRNQRGGNNERRADNRNQQRDQRPADGEANQQPRQQGGGQQGGGNNRNQQQQRRGDENPNQQPRQLNAGQQQGGERAEGSNNNRRNNNRRHRGNRNRPRPGGGGTPPASN
- a CDS encoding DNA polymerase III subunit; the protein is MQFKEIVGQDAIKQRLINSVTENRVSHAQLFLGPEGAGALSLAVAYAQYLSCEDRQPGDSCGVCNSCRKYQKLVHPDLHFSYPFFAKHKEDTAITFIEQWREAFLANPYLNLDIWRGYLDAENKQANINIAECHQIIKKLSFKPFESQYKILILWLPEYLDKTGNSLLKIIEEPQPNTLFLLVAQNQDQILNTILSRTQLIKIPCLSYGEVKDYLVENGQPQGLAEQAAYLSNGNLTEAIQSLQSHDDNHHTLFLQWLRLCFANKGLEMIKLVDQMAKLGRENQKNFLRYGVSFLRECCLLQTGGEKLVHLPAEELDTAQKMAKVISVDAAAAITKELEKAHYHIERNANPKILFLDVSLQIVKCLHFKSLPKGTQYIT
- the ruvX gene encoding Holliday junction resolvase RuvX, encoding MRVMAFDYGTKRIGIAVTDPLQMIANGLDTIHPNQIIDFLKRYLQTEQVETFVVGDPKQMDGTPSQSAPHVKGFVNLLKKTFPDIPVQMFDERFTSKMASAAILQSGINKKARQNKALVDNISATILLQGWLERKAYL